One Glycine max cultivar Williams 82 chromosome 6, Glycine_max_v4.0, whole genome shotgun sequence DNA segment encodes these proteins:
- the LOC100527147 gene encoding uncharacterized protein LOC100527147 (The RefSeq protein has 1 substitution compared to this genomic sequence) has translation MAGSGSSMLYSFLLFTVILSLQEMYRGKLASSELYTILGGFVSSILFLVLLTFIGNLQETIGARTGWGAVIVADAVALIAASTVHRVCITTCFLFSAALLYEVNKISGSALSTSDSRIKKQSGRA, from the exons ATGGCTGGGTCTGGGAGTTCCATGCTGTATTCCTTTCTTCTCTTCACAGTCATTCTCTCACTTCAAGAAATGTACCGAGGGAAACTAGCATCATCAGAATTATACACTATACTTGGAGGGTTTGTTAGCTCTATCCTATTTCTTGTGCTCCTAACC TTCATTGGAAATTTGCAGGAAACAATTGGTGCAAGAACTGGTTGGGGAGCTG tCATAGTTGCAGAAGCAGTTGCTCTGATTGCTGCAAGCACTGTCCACCGAGTTTGCATCACTACATG TTTCCTGTTCTCGGCTGCATTGCTGTATGAAGTTAACAAGATCTCTGGGTCAGCGCTTTCAACAAGTGACTCCAGGATTAAAAAGCAAAGTGGAAGAGCTTAA